A genomic stretch from Balnearium lithotrophicum includes:
- the purD gene encoding phosphoribosylamine--glycine ligase — protein sequence MKVLIVGSGGREHALAWKVSQSPKVKEVIAAPGNPGIEKIGRCVDIKPTDVEGLAEFAQKEKIDLTIVGPEAPLVAGIVDEFESRGLRIFGPSKAAAKLEGSKVFAKEMMRKYGVPTAEFQVFDNPEEAKRYVREKGVPIVVKADGLAAGKGVVVAKTVEEAIEAIDRIMVEKVFGESGNRVVIEECLEGEEASYLVITDGKNFVPLATAQDHKAVFDGDEGPNTGGMGAYSPAPVLSEDMEREVQERVIKPILEGMRREGAPFKGVLYAGLMITEKGPMVLEFNVRFGDPEAQALMRRLEDDLVDVSLSSIEGNLVEELHWKPETSICVVLASKGYPGRYEKGKEITGIEEAEKVPTVVVFHAGTAVKDGKLVTNGGRVLNVTALGRDIVEARERAYRAIEKIHFEGMHYRKDIGMKALKRKGTI from the coding sequence CAGGAAATCCAGGAATAGAGAAGATAGGAAGATGTGTTGACATAAAACCCACGGATGTAGAGGGACTGGCAGAGTTTGCACAAAAGGAGAAAATTGACCTAACAATCGTTGGTCCGGAAGCGCCACTCGTCGCCGGAATAGTTGACGAGTTTGAAAGTAGAGGACTCAGAATTTTTGGTCCCTCAAAGGCTGCAGCTAAATTGGAGGGTAGTAAGGTTTTTGCAAAGGAGATGATGAGAAAGTACGGAGTACCTACTGCGGAATTTCAAGTTTTTGACAATCCCGAGGAAGCTAAGAGGTATGTAAGGGAAAAAGGAGTTCCGATTGTTGTCAAGGCGGATGGGCTTGCTGCAGGAAAGGGGGTAGTAGTTGCAAAGACCGTTGAGGAGGCCATTGAAGCGATTGACAGAATAATGGTTGAAAAGGTCTTTGGAGAATCTGGAAACAGGGTTGTTATTGAGGAGTGTTTGGAGGGTGAAGAGGCTTCTTACCTTGTAATAACAGACGGTAAAAACTTCGTTCCTCTTGCAACTGCTCAGGACCACAAGGCCGTTTTTGATGGTGATGAGGGGCCAAACACGGGAGGAATGGGAGCCTACTCACCAGCACCTGTTCTCTCTGAGGATATGGAAAGAGAAGTTCAGGAGAGGGTTATAAAACCTATCTTAGAGGGAATGAGAAGGGAAGGAGCTCCCTTTAAAGGCGTTCTGTATGCAGGATTGATGATTACGGAAAAAGGACCGATGGTTCTTGAGTTCAACGTCAGATTCGGTGACCCTGAAGCTCAAGCTCTAATGAGGAGACTTGAGGATGACCTTGTTGACGTTTCACTCAGTTCAATAGAGGGGAATTTAGTAGAGGAGCTCCACTGGAAACCTGAAACATCAATCTGTGTTGTTCTGGCCTCTAAAGGTTATCCCGGAAGGTACGAGAAAGGAAAGGAGATTACAGGAATTGAGGAGGCTGAGAAGGTTCCAACAGTTGTTGTTTTCCATGCAGGAACGGCTGTTAAGGATGGAAAGTTAGTTACAAACGGTGGAAGGGTTTTAAACGTAACGGCACTTGGAAGGGACATAGTTGAGGCAAGGGAAAGAGCTTACAGGGCTATTGAAAAGATTCACTTTGAAGGAATGCACTACAGAAAGGACATTGGAATGAAGGCCTTAAAGAGGAAGGGGACTATTTAA
- a CDS encoding tetratricopeptide repeat protein, which translates to MRFLLILTALLISVSSYGMSYSEIKRLYQKSYTYEKNGDYKDAVKVLMPIYESYPNGYTVNLRLGWLYYLMKNYANSEYHYRKALKALPSSIEAMLGLSLPLMAQSRWSDLESLMYRVIKIDYYNYYGNLRLCKALTEEKKYSIAESISRKMLVIYPTDVNFLNQLAISLYNQGKVSYAKSIFENVLILDPENTTAKKYLKQIEPKEGKKKGN; encoded by the coding sequence ATGAGATTTTTACTAATCCTAACTGCACTGTTAATTTCTGTTTCCTCCTACGGTATGTCCTACTCTGAAATAAAGAGGCTGTACCAGAAGAGTTACACTTACGAGAAGAATGGCGACTATAAGGATGCAGTAAAGGTTCTCATGCCAATTTACGAAAGTTATCCAAACGGATACACCGTAAACTTGAGATTGGGCTGGCTCTACTACCTGATGAAGAACTATGCTAACTCAGAGTACCACTACAGAAAGGCCTTAAAAGCACTTCCGTCCTCAATTGAAGCTATGTTAGGTCTCTCTCTTCCCCTCATGGCACAATCAAGGTGGAGCGATTTGGAGTCCTTAATGTACAGAGTGATTAAGATAGACTACTACAACTACTACGGTAACTTAAGACTGTGTAAAGCCCTTACTGAGGAGAAAAAGTATTCAATAGCTGAATCAATCTCCCGTAAAATGTTGGTGATATACCCAACGGACGTGAACTTTCTCAACCAACTTGCAATTTCACTCTACAATCAGGGTAAGGTTTCCTACGCTAAGTCTATCTTTGAAAACGTACTAATCCTGGATCCTGAGAATACTACTGCTAAGAAGTACTTAAAACAGATAGAACCAAAAGAGGGAAAAAAGAAGGGGAATTAA
- a CDS encoding urea transporter: MGVEKYIVPILRSYSAVLFNSEAYGGALLLFLSFLNPNVGFGGLVSLLSAYLFARLLGFKREFLRIDYYIYNPLLVGLSLGYIFKINTISFLFFLTGGILSFLTTYVLSNLFYYYFRLPILSLPFVIVSSTLYLASQHFSNLFVESLYPHFYLPNIDITPFINGFFKSLGAVFFLPNTFCGLVIFLLILRISPILAFLSVIGYSTGILTTALFKGSLYQAISDTSAFNYILTSMAVGGVFLVPSLRSYKFALLSSFISVPIVESSKVFWETYSIPVFALPFNVISLLVLYVFIFTGYSLVTRVYRGTPERTLDYYLTRLKRFPFTGREIALPFSGEWTVWQSFDGEWTHKGAWRHAVDFVITDSEGKTFKGTGSSLSDYYCFGKPVLSPIDGTVVDVVSSLPDNKPGEVDKENNWGNYVLLYDKRGFYVLVCHLKQNSVNVKRGDSVTKGSLLGLCGNSGYSPQPHIHIHVQLLPHLGAPTVPFSFTSFISSKNFYDVGIPKRGERVTPVFADKSLFRRLNFLIGQEFTYSLYDKKRGEKETLKIQVEMAPDGTFYFTEGRSKLYFGILNSTFYFYSIDGDLSSPLKYFLFSAPKIPLINSGGVVWRDYLPLTSLFSEFKRKLLLFISSFKHDLLEVRVKSCWSSIDTVSTEIILPGSKKVKKAKLKLSNHLGFEEINYNNEIILRREKNEENVINS, from the coding sequence ATGGGAGTAGAGAAGTATATTGTTCCAATACTAAGAAGTTACTCTGCCGTTTTGTTTAATTCAGAGGCTTACGGTGGAGCTCTTTTACTTTTTCTCTCGTTCCTAAATCCGAATGTTGGCTTTGGAGGTTTGGTCTCCCTTTTATCTGCATACCTCTTTGCAAGGCTTTTAGGATTTAAAAGGGAGTTTTTAAGAATTGATTACTACATCTACAATCCCCTCCTCGTTGGTCTTTCTTTAGGTTACATATTCAAGATTAATACAATCAGTTTTCTGTTCTTCCTGACCGGAGGTATACTGTCATTCCTAACCACATACGTACTTTCTAATCTTTTTTACTACTACTTCAGACTCCCTATACTAAGTCTTCCCTTCGTCATAGTTAGTTCCACTCTATACTTAGCATCCCAACATTTCTCAAATTTGTTTGTTGAGAGCCTCTACCCCCATTTCTACCTTCCAAACATCGACATTACTCCCTTTATTAATGGGTTCTTTAAATCTTTGGGAGCAGTATTCTTCCTCCCTAACACTTTTTGTGGATTGGTGATATTCCTATTAATTTTAAGAATATCACCGATATTAGCATTTCTATCAGTCATAGGATACTCTACTGGAATCCTTACAACTGCCCTGTTTAAGGGTTCCCTCTATCAAGCCATTTCTGATACATCGGCTTTTAACTACATACTCACATCGATGGCAGTTGGGGGTGTTTTTCTCGTTCCATCGCTGAGAAGCTACAAATTTGCCCTTCTTTCATCCTTTATCTCCGTTCCAATAGTTGAAAGTTCAAAGGTTTTCTGGGAAACTTACAGTATTCCTGTCTTTGCTCTACCCTTTAACGTTATTTCCCTTCTGGTGCTTTACGTTTTTATCTTTACAGGATACTCTTTAGTTACAAGAGTTTACAGGGGAACACCTGAGAGAACCTTGGATTACTATCTGACACGTTTAAAACGCTTTCCTTTTACCGGTAGGGAAATAGCCCTTCCTTTTTCGGGGGAGTGGACAGTTTGGCAATCCTTTGACGGAGAGTGGACCCATAAGGGAGCTTGGAGACATGCAGTCGATTTTGTAATAACGGATAGCGAAGGAAAAACTTTTAAAGGAACCGGCTCTTCCCTTTCAGATTACTACTGTTTTGGAAAACCTGTTCTTTCCCCAATCGATGGAACAGTTGTGGATGTTGTTTCTTCTCTACCTGACAACAAACCTGGAGAGGTGGACAAGGAAAACAACTGGGGCAACTACGTTCTACTTTACGATAAGAGGGGATTTTATGTACTTGTCTGCCACTTAAAGCAGAATTCTGTAAACGTTAAGAGGGGAGATTCAGTAACAAAGGGAAGCCTCTTGGGACTCTGTGGAAATTCTGGATACTCTCCTCAACCTCACATCCACATTCACGTTCAGCTTCTGCCCCACTTAGGAGCTCCCACTGTTCCTTTCTCATTTACCTCCTTCATCTCCTCAAAAAACTTCTACGATGTGGGAATTCCAAAAAGGGGGGAGAGGGTTACCCCTGTCTTTGCCGATAAGTCCCTGTTTAGGCGTTTAAACTTTTTGATAGGTCAGGAATTTACGTACTCTTTGTACGATAAAAAGAGGGGAGAGAAGGAAACATTAAAGATTCAGGTTGAAATGGCACCTGACGGGACTTTCTACTTTACAGAAGGAAGGTCTAAACTCTACTTTGGAATTCTTAACTCAACATTTTACTTCTACAGTATTGACGGCGATTTAAGCTCTCCTCTTAAGTACTTCCTTTTCTCAGCACCTAAAATTCCCCTTATAAATTCAGGCGGAGTAGTATGGAGGGACTACCTCCCTTTAACTTCCCTTTTTTCCGAGTTTAAGAGGAAACTTCTCCTCTTCATCTCATCTTTCAAACACGACCTCTTGGAAGTAAGGGTAAAGTCTTGCTGGAGCTCCATTGACACAGTTTCAACGGAGATTATCTTACCGGGAAGTAAAAAAGTTAAAAAAGCAAAACTGAAACTATCCAACCACTTAGGATTTGAGGAAATAAACTATAATAACGAAATAATTCTGAGGAGGGAAAAAAATGAAGAAAACGTTATTAATTCTTAG
- a CDS encoding alanine racemase: MKKTYEKPVIQKLKTGFTNKFGGTGFYLGRNIRKDIDGVSIEELVSQFGSPLFVFSEKKLRQKFRELKEAFTVRYPNVEFSWSYKTNYLDAICSILHDEGETAEVVSEFEYEKARRLGVSGEKIIYNGPYKPYDSLVTAVKEGARINIDHFEEILDLERVADELGIRPKVGIRINMDTGIHPQWSRFGFNLESGQALDAVKRIASGNKLELVGLHCHIGTFILEPKAYEKEIEKLIKFAYQIEDEFGFKIEYLDIGGGFPSKNRLKGIYLPPEVSVPSIDEYAERISNALLKNLRPEDYPKLILESGRAVVDESGYLITTVHAAKRLPSGIKAYVLDAGVNILFTAFWYKFNIEIDREIYGTTEPSVLYGPLCMNIDVVDEMTYLPPLPRGTRLVLSPVGAYNVTQWMQFIRYRPAVVLIGENGEVDLIREKEDLTDIVRREHLPERLRGKWE; encoded by the coding sequence GTGAAAAAAACTTACGAGAAACCGGTTATTCAAAAATTAAAAACAGGTTTTACCAATAAGTTTGGTGGGACAGGATTTTACCTCGGTAGGAATATTAGAAAGGATATAGACGGCGTTTCTATTGAGGAATTAGTTTCTCAATTTGGCTCTCCTTTGTTCGTGTTTTCCGAAAAAAAGCTTCGTCAGAAGTTCAGAGAGCTTAAGGAGGCATTTACCGTCAGGTATCCTAACGTTGAATTTAGTTGGTCGTATAAAACCAACTATTTAGATGCTATCTGTTCTATTCTTCACGATGAAGGAGAAACGGCCGAGGTTGTTTCAGAGTTTGAGTATGAAAAGGCCAGGAGACTTGGAGTTTCAGGTGAGAAGATAATCTACAACGGTCCCTACAAACCTTACGATTCCCTTGTTACTGCCGTTAAGGAAGGGGCAAGAATAAATATTGACCACTTTGAAGAGATTCTCGACCTTGAAAGAGTGGCAGACGAACTTGGAATCAGGCCAAAGGTTGGAATTAGAATCAACATGGACACTGGAATACACCCTCAGTGGAGCCGTTTTGGTTTCAATTTGGAATCGGGACAGGCTTTAGATGCAGTAAAGAGAATTGCTTCCGGAAATAAACTTGAACTTGTAGGACTTCACTGCCACATAGGAACTTTCATCCTGGAACCTAAAGCCTATGAAAAGGAAATCGAAAAGCTTATAAAATTTGCATACCAGATAGAGGATGAATTCGGCTTTAAAATTGAATACTTGGACATTGGTGGTGGATTCCCATCAAAGAACAGGCTTAAGGGGATTTATCTACCTCCAGAAGTTTCTGTTCCATCAATAGATGAATATGCAGAGAGAATTTCCAACGCTCTTTTAAAAAATTTACGTCCTGAGGACTATCCAAAACTGATATTGGAAAGTGGAAGAGCCGTAGTTGATGAATCGGGATATCTCATAACTACAGTTCACGCTGCTAAGAGGCTTCCTTCTGGAATTAAAGCTTACGTTTTAGATGCTGGAGTAAACATCCTCTTTACAGCTTTCTGGTACAAGTTCAACATTGAAATAGATAGGGAAATCTATGGAACGACCGAACCATCGGTTCTCTACGGGCCACTCTGTATGAATATAGACGTTGTCGATGAAATGACCTATCTCCCTCCTCTTCCTAGAGGAACAAGGCTCGTGCTTTCTCCCGTTGGGGCTTACAACGTTACCCAGTGGATGCAGTTTATTCGCTACAGACCAGCTGTCGTTTTAATAGGGGAAAATGGGGAAGTTGACCTGATAAGGGAAAAGGAAGACCTTACAGACATTGTGAGGAGAGAACACTTACCTGAAAGATTGAGAGGAAAATGGGAGTAG
- a CDS encoding ATP-grasp domain-containing protein — MAVSGINAIDNPGPGIGIAKGIRESGLNVKVFGLAYDAMEPGIYMNWLIDKSFIMPYPSSGETPFINRLLYIKENYGLDVVIPALDAELPLFIKGVSLLESYGIKTFLPTEEQFKLRGKDKLTEVAEKIGIKVPKTLVVTSYEELSQASNEIGFPLMVKGIFYKAYKAYNISQLNSYFNSIVSEWGYPVIVQEVVTGEEMNVVGVGDGEGGHFGLVGIKKLWITSLGKIWTGVTVRNQPLLEAAQRFVSEFLWRGAFEFECIVRENEIYLIEINPRFPAWVYFSTGVGVNLPGRLLKAALGIEPERSWDYEAGKLYVRFTDDFVTEISEFQKVATRGES, encoded by the coding sequence GTGGCAGTTTCTGGAATTAATGCAATAGACAACCCCGGTCCAGGTATAGGAATAGCAAAGGGAATTAGAGAAAGTGGTTTAAACGTAAAGGTATTTGGACTTGCTTACGATGCAATGGAGCCAGGAATCTATATGAACTGGCTCATAGATAAAAGCTTCATAATGCCCTATCCCTCCTCAGGGGAGACTCCATTTATCAACAGGTTGCTCTACATAAAGGAGAATTACGGTCTTGACGTTGTTATTCCTGCTCTTGATGCAGAACTCCCCCTTTTTATTAAGGGTGTTTCGCTTCTTGAGAGCTACGGTATTAAAACATTTCTTCCTACAGAGGAACAGTTCAAGCTTAGAGGAAAGGATAAGCTGACGGAGGTCGCAGAGAAAATAGGAATAAAAGTTCCTAAGACTTTAGTTGTTACATCCTACGAAGAACTCTCTCAGGCATCCAACGAAATTGGATTTCCTCTGATGGTAAAGGGAATATTCTACAAAGCCTATAAAGCCTACAACATTTCTCAACTTAACTCCTACTTTAACTCAATCGTTTCTGAGTGGGGATATCCTGTTATAGTTCAGGAAGTGGTTACAGGCGAGGAGATGAACGTTGTCGGTGTCGGTGATGGGGAAGGAGGGCACTTCGGGCTTGTTGGAATAAAGAAGCTCTGGATAACTAGTTTAGGAAAGATATGGACAGGGGTAACTGTTAGAAATCAGCCTTTACTTGAAGCAGCTCAGAGGTTCGTTTCAGAATTCCTCTGGAGAGGAGCTTTTGAATTTGAGTGTATAGTTAGGGAAAACGAAATATACCTCATAGAAATAAATCCAAGATTTCCCGCATGGGTCTACTTTTCAACAGGTGTGGGAGTTAACCTTCCTGGAAGGTTGTTGAAAGCGGCTTTGGGCATAGAACCTGAAAGAAGCTGGGATTACGAGGCCGGTAAACTGTACGTACGTTTCACCGATGACTTTGTTACAGAAATAAGTGAATTTCAAAAGGTAGCAACAAGGGGAGAAAGTTAA
- a CDS encoding HPr-rel-A system PqqD family peptide chaperone has product MKLQRLAISDEGFIFDPETGNSYTVNKVGLFILELLKRGKSPQEIVKALTDEFEVSPEEAQRDLIDFLEQLRLFGLLEGEVV; this is encoded by the coding sequence TTGAAGCTTCAGAGGTTAGCAATAAGTGATGAGGGATTCATCTTTGACCCTGAAACTGGAAACAGTTACACGGTTAACAAAGTAGGTCTGTTCATCTTAGAGCTCCTTAAAAGGGGAAAATCTCCTCAGGAGATAGTTAAGGCTTTAACCGACGAATTTGAGGTATCCCCTGAGGAAGCTCAAAGGGACCTCATTGATTTTTTAGAACAACTGAGGCTCTTTGGCCTTTTGGAGGGAGAAGTTGTATAA
- a CDS encoding sensor histidine kinase, with amino-acid sequence MKHRRVYLFILIIVLTLLAVIADIFFIWNEYKKFYYFFLNEETSRVESVVKGTISAGGDPVGALDNYLKRSKILKGVSYKLEGRNIFLPNSQISPNFISRTVKIPPFEFTLYYDVSKLLHFKEHLIFLAVFLLILTFIFVAVLFLLLKEYYREKLERINEKVRRKNLEVINLAIHSIVHEVKNRLNVLRLLIYRYNSTKSEIYINRMKKEIEELSRYIEETSDLRKPISLDKERRNIGEVLKQVVNEFNNLFLSKNIKFNLSVEDLEFPFDEKKISSAVIDILKNAVEALDSTDGKQKEIRVVGKKDRNRYILEICDNSPLELPETLFEPFYSTKEKGFGIGLYNVKRIVEAHGGRVSAEKREGWSIFRMELPIG; translated from the coding sequence ATGAAACATAGAAGAGTTTACCTATTTATTCTGATAATCGTTCTCACACTCTTAGCAGTTATTGCTGATATTTTTTTCATTTGGAATGAGTACAAGAAGTTCTACTACTTCTTTTTAAACGAGGAAACCTCCAGGGTAGAATCTGTTGTAAAGGGAACAATATCCGCCGGCGGTGACCCTGTAGGAGCTCTCGATAACTATCTAAAAAGGTCAAAAATTTTAAAAGGTGTTTCGTACAAACTTGAAGGGAGAAACATTTTTCTACCCAACTCCCAGATTTCTCCAAACTTCATTTCAAGAACAGTTAAGATTCCACCTTTTGAATTTACCCTCTATTACGATGTATCAAAGCTCTTACACTTTAAAGAACACCTTATATTTCTTGCTGTTTTTCTCCTTATTCTAACGTTCATCTTCGTAGCGGTTCTCTTTCTTCTTCTAAAGGAGTACTACAGGGAAAAACTTGAAAGGATAAATGAGAAAGTTCGGAGGAAAAACCTTGAAGTTATAAATTTAGCGATTCATTCAATAGTTCACGAGGTGAAAAATAGATTGAACGTTCTCAGACTGCTCATCTATAGGTACAATTCCACTAAATCGGAAATCTACATCAATAGAATGAAAAAAGAGATTGAGGAACTGAGTAGGTACATAGAGGAAACTTCCGACTTAAGAAAACCCATTTCCTTAGACAAAGAGAGAAGAAATATAGGGGAAGTTTTAAAACAGGTTGTTAATGAGTTTAACAATCTTTTTCTGTCTAAGAACATAAAATTTAACTTATCTGTAGAGGACTTGGAGTTCCCTTTTGATGAGAAGAAAATATCCTCCGCCGTTATTGATATTTTAAAAAATGCTGTAGAGGCTCTTGATTCAACTGATGGCAAACAGAAAGAAATCCGTGTGGTTGGAAAAAAGGATAGGAATAGGTACATTTTGGAAATCTGCGATAACTCTCCATTAGAACTTCCAGAAACTCTTTTTGAGCCCTTCTACTCAACAAAAGAAAAGGGTTTTGGAATTGGTCTGTACAACGTTAAAAGAATAGTTGAGGCTCACGGGGGAAGGGTAAGTGCCGAGAAGAGGGAAGGTTGGTCTATTTTCAGGATGGAGCTCCCGATAGGTTAA
- a CDS encoding sigma-54-dependent transcriptional regulator: MRINECKVLVVEDDKTQLSLISEILRDFGFQVYSASNAEKGLQIINRENPCVVVTDVRLPGMDGLSFMRKIKSEFSDVEVIVITAFSSIEDAVESIKSGAFHYVTKPYEPEVLINLIKKACQLVKLRRVPIGTSKIIYASREMEEVLKRASLFSKGEAPVLILGESGVGKELVAKFIHEESGRKGRFISVNCSAIPRELFESEFFGYERGAFTGANKPKPGLFEEADGGTLFLDEIGELPLEHQPKLLRVLQERRVRRLGSSREKEVDVKIIAATNRNLEEMAMREEFREDLLYRINVLQIEIPPLRERPEDIVELTGYFLKKYSRNYNKFVSITPEALDVLLNYSFPGNVRELENIVHRLVITSFGEITPQEVSAVLGKGKRKVDIEINFDKPLPEFLADVERKAIERALKCTGYVQTRAAKLLGIDEKSLRYKRKKYGI, from the coding sequence TATAAACAGAGAGAACCCCTGCGTCGTTGTTACCGATGTTCGACTTCCGGGAATGGATGGCCTCTCATTTATGAGGAAGATAAAATCGGAATTTTCCGATGTTGAGGTTATAGTAATAACTGCTTTCAGCAGTATTGAGGATGCTGTTGAATCCATAAAATCTGGAGCATTTCACTACGTCACAAAACCCTACGAACCGGAAGTTTTAATAAACCTCATTAAAAAGGCGTGTCAGCTTGTAAAACTGAGAAGGGTACCCATAGGAACCTCCAAAATTATTTATGCTTCGAGGGAAATGGAGGAGGTCTTAAAAAGGGCTTCCCTTTTTTCCAAGGGAGAAGCTCCCGTTCTTATCTTAGGGGAAAGCGGAGTCGGTAAGGAGTTGGTTGCGAAATTTATTCATGAGGAGAGTGGTAGGAAGGGAAGGTTTATCTCTGTAAACTGCTCTGCCATTCCGAGGGAGCTCTTTGAATCGGAATTCTTCGGTTACGAGAGAGGAGCATTTACCGGAGCCAATAAGCCAAAACCCGGTCTCTTTGAGGAGGCAGATGGGGGAACACTTTTTTTAGATGAGATAGGAGAGCTCCCATTAGAACATCAACCAAAACTTTTGAGAGTTCTTCAGGAAAGAAGAGTAAGACGGTTGGGAAGCAGTAGAGAAAAGGAGGTAGATGTAAAAATTATTGCAGCAACGAACAGGAACTTAGAAGAAATGGCTATGAGGGAAGAATTTAGGGAAGACCTGCTGTACAGAATTAACGTTCTTCAGATAGAAATTCCTCCTTTGAGGGAAAGACCTGAGGACATAGTTGAGCTTACAGGGTACTTTCTAAAGAAGTACTCGAGAAATTACAACAAATTTGTTTCAATTACTCCAGAAGCCCTCGATGTTCTCTTAAACTACAGTTTCCCCGGAAATGTTAGGGAACTTGAAAACATAGTTCACAGGTTAGTTATAACATCTTTCGGAGAAATAACCCCACAGGAGGTTTCAGCAGTTTTAGGCAAGGGAAAAAGGAAAGTGGACATTGAAATTAACTTTGACAAACCACTTCCGGAATTCTTGGCAGATGTAGAAAGGAAAGCTATAGAAAGGGCTCTTAAATGTACCGGTTACGTCCAAACAAGAGCTGCCAAACTGCTTGGAATAGATGAAAAATCCCTGAGGTACAAGAGAAAAAAGTACGGAATATAG